The following is a genomic window from Grus americana isolate bGruAme1 unplaced genomic scaffold, bGruAme1.mat scaffold_569, whole genome shotgun sequence.
CTTAGCAGCAGCTATGGGATAGGACGTTTAACTGGAAGCACACTGCTCGACTGCTTCCGTCCACTATCTCCGAGCATGTCGGGGCTGCCACGTCCCAGCCTGGAAGGTGAGGCAAGGGGAGATGAGAAGGCACCCCAGAGGAATCTCCCTGTGGCTCTTGCTGACATTGCTGACCTAGGGATTGGGCGGACACAGAGAGGCAGGATATCTGGAGCAGCCCAATGATTTATAATAAAACCGTGTTTCAGACCATATTCCTCTCCCACCTCTTTGTTCATTCACAAGATTTCCTTTATTGTTGTCTGCTTATGCGCAAGCCCAGACCGCAAGCCCACCTAAAAACGCCCACTaataaaactgaaggaaaacaaaaatccttgcAGCCTGCAAAGGATTTCACCAAAGCCACTGGTGGAAAAAAGACTGGCTTTCAAGtcttttgctttactttctgCACGCTGTCCATcattcccctcctctcctcagaGAGATCAGGCCCCCTCCCTCTCAGGCCATGACTCCATGGGGCCAGAGCGGGCTCTTCTTGGTGCCAGGGGCTCAGCTGAAAGAACGGAGCCTGCCAGGGAAACTGCAGGCTACGAGTTTTGGTACTGCCGGCCTAGCTGTTCGTGTTTCTATTCCCTGCATTGGTAACCACCaacttcttgttttgttttccctttttcctttcttgaaaatCTCCGTTGCCACCTCTCGAAGGAGTTCTCCTCCGCTTCCAGCACCACCGTCGGCACCGTCACCTCCCGGGTGACCAGGAATGGAGATGCCGTCACGGAGAAGGACTTCCTCAATCAcgaggagctggcaggagacCGGGGCATGATAGACGATATCTTTGATGAGACCTACCGGGAGAAAGAGGGCCCCAAGCCCCCCATGCGATACGTCTGGAGGAATATCATCCTCATGAGCCTGCTGCATCTAGGGGCCGTATTCGGGTTGATGCTGATACCTTCTGCAAAGATCCAGACGCTGGCATGGGGTAAGCACCTTCCTCCATTTGTTTCTTGGCATCTGCAAGCCCCTTATGGGTCGAggtggtatttttgttttcctccaggCCCACACACTcggggaggagaaagaaggaagtaGAAGCCTTCTGTTAGAAGCAGCTACTCAGCCAGCTTTGCAGCAAGCTGTGGGAGGGCTTGCTAGTGTCTCTTGTAAGGTCATGCATGAGAGGGAACGATTTGGCAGGGGACTGCTTGGCTGCTTAGAGAGCAAACTTGATTCACAGGCATCAGGCTTGGAAGTAGCCCGCACCCAAATGCACGGCCACTTCTAGGGTGAAGCATAGAAAATGTTTGATGGAGTACTGACAGTCCCAGAAAGTTAGGGAGAAAGATGCTAGCAAGAGCACTTTAAGGGGCGGCTGGGGAGGCAAGGTACAGGGCATCGTTCGGCACGAGGCTGCTGCCCAGAGACAAGAGCCATTCCTGTTCTTACCAAGGGAGGGTAAATCACGCAGAGCCTCCACGGGTGTGAGGGAAAAGAGGCAAAATCCGGTTGTGCTGAAGATAAAAGTCAAGAGTTAAGTTGGAAGCTCAGGTCTTGTATTATTCTTACGAAAGCACAGATTAGCCCCCATCCTCCCGGAACTAAGCCTGACA
Proteins encoded in this region:
- the LOC129200852 gene encoding stearoyl-CoA desaturase-like, with the translated sequence MPAHLLQEEEFSSASSTTVGTVTSRVTRNGDAVTEKDFLNHEELAGDRGMIDDIFDETYREKEGPKPPMRYVWRNIILMSLLHLGAVFGLMLIPSAKIQTLAWGKHLPPFVSWHLQAPYGSRWYFCFPPGPHTRGGERRK